One genomic region from Balaenoptera acutorostrata chromosome 1, mBalAcu1.1, whole genome shotgun sequence encodes:
- the RGS2 gene encoding regulator of G-protein signaling 2 yields the protein MPSAMFLAVQHDCGPMDKSAGTGPKSEEKREKMKRTLLKDWKSRLSYFLQNSSSPGKPKTGKKSKQQTFTKPSPEEAQLWSEAFDELLASKYGLAAFRAFLKSEFCEENIEFWLACEDFKKTKSPQKLSSKAKKIYTDFIEKEAPKEINIDFQTKTLIAQNIQEATSGCFTTAQKRVYSLMENNSYPRFLESEFYQDLCKKPQITTEPHAT from the exons ATGCCTAGTGCTATGTTCCTGGCTGTCCAGCACGACTGCGGACCCATGGACAAGAGCGCAGGCACCGGCCCCAAGAGCGAGGAGAAGCGGGAAAAGATGAAGCGAACCCT attgaaAGATTGGAAGAGCCGTTTGAGCTACTTCTTGCAAAATTCCTCCTCTCCTGGGAAGCCCAAAACCGGCAAGAAAAGCAAACAGCAAACCTTCACCAA GCCTTCTCCCGAGGAAGCCCAGCTGTGGTCAGAAGCATTTGATGAGCTGCTAGCCAGTAAAT aTGGTCTTGCTGCATTCAGggcttttttaaaatctgaattctgTGAAGAAAATATTGAATTCTGGCTGGCCTGTGAAGACTTCAAAAAAACCAAGTCACCCCAAAAGCTGTcctcaaaagcaaagaaaatatatactgaTTTCATAGAAAAAGAAGCTCCAAAAGAG atCAACATAGACTTTCAAACCAAAACTCTGATTGCCCAAAACATACAAGAGGCTACAAGTGGCTGCTTTACAACTGCCCAGAAAAGGGTGTACAGCTTGATGGAGAACAACTCTTATCCCCGTTTCTTGGAGTCAGAATTCTACCAGGACTTGTGTAAAAAGCCACAGATCACCACAGAGCCCCATGCTACTTGA